One Pelagicoccus enzymogenes DNA window includes the following coding sequences:
- the cmoB gene encoding tRNA 5-methoxyuridine(34)/uridine 5-oxyacetic acid(34) synthase CmoB, which yields MQPPLSTYEDLYKLLADTDLEPWIEPLRQTVEPAILQSNNGHLDKWLNAIDSLPDVGACSSRDLASSPAIQIGRPQDLDTAQRAALPDTLHNFRPWRKGPFDFFGTHVDTEWRSDLKWDRLIGGISDLTDRLVLDIGCGSGYHCWRMAGAGAKLALGTDPFLLYVMQYLAARKYLQEPPVWVLPFGIEGLPPALPAFDTVFSMGILYHRRSPFDHLYELRNFLRPGGELVLETIVVDGPKGHSLVPDQYYAKMKNVWFIPTVETLVQWVTRCRYRDIQVIDVSTTTTEEQRGTEWMVFESLSDFLDPKDPTKTIEGYPAPKRAVITAKAP from the coding sequence ATGCAGCCGCCACTTTCCACCTACGAAGATCTCTACAAGCTCCTAGCTGACACGGACCTGGAACCCTGGATCGAGCCGCTTCGCCAAACCGTCGAACCCGCAATCCTCCAGTCCAACAACGGCCACCTCGACAAATGGCTCAACGCCATCGACTCGCTTCCCGATGTAGGAGCGTGCTCGTCACGCGATCTCGCCTCCTCACCCGCCATCCAAATCGGCCGTCCCCAAGACCTCGATACAGCTCAACGAGCCGCCCTCCCCGACACCCTCCACAACTTCCGTCCTTGGCGCAAAGGTCCCTTCGACTTCTTCGGCACCCATGTCGACACCGAATGGCGCTCCGACCTGAAGTGGGATCGCCTGATCGGAGGCATCTCCGACCTTACGGACCGCCTCGTTCTCGATATCGGATGCGGCAGCGGCTACCACTGCTGGCGCATGGCCGGAGCCGGCGCCAAGCTCGCGCTCGGGACCGATCCCTTCCTGCTCTACGTCATGCAGTACCTCGCGGCGAGAAAGTACCTGCAAGAGCCCCCTGTTTGGGTTCTCCCCTTCGGCATCGAAGGCCTTCCTCCAGCGCTTCCCGCCTTCGACACCGTATTCAGCATGGGGATACTCTACCATCGCCGCTCCCCTTTCGACCACCTCTACGAACTGCGCAACTTCCTCCGGCCCGGGGGCGAACTCGTGCTCGAAACCATCGTGGTGGACGGACCCAAGGGACATTCCCTTGTGCCGGACCAGTACTACGCCAAAATGAAAAACGTCTGGTTTATTCCCACGGTCGAAACCCTCGTCCAATGGGTCACCCGCTGCCGCTATCGCGACATCCAAGTGATCGACGTTTCCACCACAACTACCGAAGAGCAACGAGGGACCGAATGGATGGTCTTCGAATCGCTCAGCGACTTCCTCGACCCCAAGGATCCCACAAAAACCATCGAAGGCTACCCCGCCCCCAAACGAGCCGTCATCACCGCCAAAGCTCCCTAA
- a CDS encoding cation:proton antiporter produces the protein METTNQLPIYLIQDFAVVLVSAAFASWVCRKIGLSSIVGYLLAGIIVGTPQITFPYVTDGLRIQLLSQVGLVFIMFSIGLGFRLQRFKQLGLGVLFATFSTAILVLTLTRFLGGRLGFSAAECLFLAAMLMVSSSAVIGKTLQENGLTHRRFGQLALGMTLCEDMVAIVLLAFLGAYTSLDASASSDWGSMLGKVGMLLGFASLILIPGLILVPKLLRRLSQGGEANRELESLVALGLLFSMAFLTLYAGYSLALGAFLCGMIIAETPKVRLFNESFSGLRDMFVAVFFVAIGMAVDITKFPSALGLIALGLGLALLLRWLAATLSLLLVAEEPEEALKAGLSLTPVGEFSFVIAGMGVAAGAIGENFQIAAVGISFATTVLSPIMISKRSQISRLIPIGKLPLLPAYRRLWQKIGQRQNQSLLWRIVGPRLWQIGGWLVFVTALLVFSEPVSNTLQQNNPAWKNHHSWIYWSAASLLILAPTLALFRNVNAIAALIGESVSHGLRNRKTFRQTVIVLVRALGLTGLALWIANFLPLSLDTPYLLGGTALTVMLALFFGWRLLVRLQSDAEFALHTTVSQETPTERGARSLQEVGSDWGVRLEDWVIGASAQSGKSIGELGLRKRCGATIVSIERHGYYLPTIGPNTHLFPGDHIFATGSQEELQRLRQFLSESPALEDDGIDFNDAILGSVIVEPGSAAEGSTLRKLNWPRLLGIQVVAVRRDGQAPVPPSPEEPLKVGDHLLLVGTSKSIGDTKLQTSSPEPEEPPERG, from the coding sequence ATGGAAACGACGAACCAACTCCCAATCTACCTCATCCAAGACTTCGCAGTCGTCCTCGTGTCCGCCGCCTTCGCGAGTTGGGTCTGCCGCAAGATCGGGCTTTCCTCCATCGTCGGCTACCTGCTCGCCGGCATCATCGTAGGCACCCCGCAAATTACCTTCCCCTACGTCACGGACGGACTACGCATCCAACTGCTCTCCCAAGTCGGTCTGGTCTTCATCATGTTTTCAATCGGCTTGGGATTCCGCTTGCAACGCTTCAAGCAACTGGGGCTCGGAGTGCTCTTCGCTACGTTCTCCACCGCCATCCTCGTTCTCACCCTCACCCGCTTCCTAGGGGGGCGCCTCGGATTCAGCGCTGCGGAATGCCTGTTTCTCGCGGCGATGCTCATGGTTAGCAGCTCCGCTGTCATTGGAAAGACACTACAAGAGAACGGCCTGACTCACCGCCGCTTCGGTCAACTGGCGCTCGGCATGACCCTCTGCGAGGACATGGTGGCAATCGTCTTGCTCGCATTCCTCGGAGCCTACACCTCCCTGGACGCGTCCGCTAGCAGCGACTGGGGATCCATGCTGGGAAAAGTCGGCATGCTGTTGGGCTTCGCGAGCCTTATCCTCATTCCCGGCCTCATCCTCGTGCCAAAGCTCTTGCGGCGCCTCAGCCAAGGAGGCGAAGCCAATCGCGAGCTAGAAAGCTTGGTCGCCCTAGGCCTGCTCTTCAGCATGGCCTTCCTCACCCTCTACGCTGGCTACTCGCTCGCGCTCGGCGCCTTTCTCTGCGGCATGATCATCGCCGAAACGCCAAAGGTCAGGCTCTTCAACGAGAGCTTTTCCGGACTTCGCGACATGTTCGTTGCCGTCTTCTTCGTAGCGATCGGCATGGCGGTCGACATTACCAAATTCCCCTCCGCCCTGGGACTCATCGCCCTCGGCCTCGGACTCGCCCTGCTGCTGCGTTGGCTCGCGGCTACCCTTTCCCTGCTCCTGGTTGCGGAAGAGCCGGAAGAAGCGCTCAAAGCCGGTCTCTCCCTCACCCCCGTGGGCGAATTCTCCTTCGTCATCGCCGGCATGGGTGTCGCTGCCGGAGCCATCGGCGAAAACTTCCAGATCGCAGCGGTCGGCATCTCCTTCGCAACCACCGTGCTCTCTCCTATCATGATTTCCAAGCGCTCCCAGATCAGTCGCTTGATTCCCATCGGAAAGCTCCCCCTCCTCCCCGCCTATCGCCGACTCTGGCAAAAGATTGGGCAACGCCAAAACCAAAGCCTACTCTGGCGTATCGTAGGCCCGCGCCTCTGGCAAATCGGCGGCTGGCTTGTATTCGTTACAGCACTACTCGTTTTCAGCGAGCCCGTCTCCAACACTCTCCAGCAAAACAACCCCGCATGGAAAAACCACCACAGCTGGATCTATTGGAGCGCCGCCTCCCTGCTCATCTTGGCTCCGACCCTAGCCCTCTTCCGCAACGTAAACGCGATCGCCGCCCTCATCGGCGAATCCGTCTCGCACGGCCTACGCAACCGCAAGACCTTCCGCCAAACCGTGATCGTTCTGGTTCGAGCCCTCGGACTGACCGGCCTTGCCCTCTGGATCGCCAACTTCCTCCCCCTCTCCCTCGATACGCCATACCTGCTGGGCGGCACCGCTCTCACCGTCATGCTTGCCCTCTTTTTCGGCTGGCGCCTGCTTGTCCGCCTGCAAAGCGACGCGGAATTCGCCCTGCACACCACCGTTAGCCAAGAAACGCCCACCGAACGCGGAGCCCGATCCTTGCAGGAAGTCGGTTCAGATTGGGGCGTGCGATTGGAAGACTGGGTCATCGGCGCGTCGGCCCAATCCGGCAAGAGCATCGGCGAGCTTGGCCTCCGCAAACGCTGCGGCGCCACCATCGTCAGCATCGAGCGCCACGGCTATTATCTGCCTACCATCGGTCCAAATACGCACCTCTTTCCCGGCGACCATATATTTGCCACCGGCTCGCAAGAGGAACTGCAAAGGCTCCGCCAGTTCCTATCCGAATCTCCTGCCTTGGAGGACGACGGCATCGACTTCAACGACGCCATCCTCGGCTCCGTGATCGTCGAACCTGGCTCAGCCGCCGAAGGCTCCACCCTCCGAAAACTCAACTGGCCTCGCCTCCTCGGCATCCAAGTCGTCGCCGTGCGCCGCGACGGGCAAGCCCCTGTGCCCCCCTCTCCCGAAGAGCCTCTCAAAGTCGGCGATCACCTGCTACTGGTGGGCACCTCGAAATCGATCGGAGACACGAAACTCCAAACGAGCTCTCCCGAGCCCGAGGAGCCGCCCGAGCGCGGCTAA
- a CDS encoding PqiC family protein — MKYLENTVGCRSVIAGLLVFVGIALSACQSRPSPETHYYLLQASNHEVGRGIVEIAEVKMPAYLQAANLMMAVSDLEIRPAQYHLWSEPLQEGVRRVLEAELVGQLKYVDKDVLPIRIDLEVELFHVTQSGDVLLKGGWRLQGEDGQGHLFSIKTGLEGNGYAEAARGHVRALELLAKAIAADL; from the coding sequence ATGAAGTACCTTGAGAATACAGTCGGTTGCCGAAGCGTCATCGCGGGGCTCCTCGTTTTTGTCGGCATCGCTTTGAGTGCGTGCCAGTCTCGGCCGTCACCAGAGACTCACTACTACTTGCTGCAAGCATCAAACCACGAGGTGGGGCGGGGAATCGTGGAGATTGCAGAGGTGAAGATGCCGGCCTACCTGCAGGCTGCGAACCTCATGATGGCGGTATCCGATCTAGAGATACGTCCGGCCCAATATCATTTGTGGAGCGAGCCTTTGCAGGAGGGCGTACGTCGGGTCTTGGAAGCGGAACTCGTCGGCCAGCTGAAGTACGTGGACAAGGATGTATTGCCCATTCGCATCGATTTGGAAGTGGAGCTCTTTCACGTCACGCAATCGGGCGACGTGCTTCTGAAGGGCGGTTGGCGATTGCAAGGCGAGGATGGGCAGGGCCACCTCTTTTCCATCAAGACAGGGTTGGAGGGCAACGGTTACGCTGAAGCGGCCCGAGGACATGTGCGGGCGTTGGAGCTTTTGGCTAAGGCGATCGCTGCGGATCTGTAG
- the pqiB gene encoding intermembrane transport protein PqiB, giving the protein MDKAVVTNQRRISSVWIIPGLALLLGAWMLFNSIVNADPTVTIQFETADGIEAGKTKIRTRNIEIGLVESVQLSDGFESVTVTARIKRSSAALLTDETQFWVARPRIGLGGVSGVGTLLSGAYIVLEPGKSGRRRIDFVGLEAPPMTPPTAEGVRLRLYSEDSGAINLGDPILYRGRRVGQVDAAEFEIERNRFRYDVFVESPYDSLITEPTRFWKASAIEMKADADGFSINADSLESILAGGIAFDLPSGAVPGKSVEDGASFLLYSNQEDIDRFPYHHYAEYLLFFHDSVRGLKTGAPVEYRGIQVGHVVDVSFSYFRDRDFFGVDEVPVPALIRIYPGHFQLDDSEEGLAKMKGLVELHTASGLRAALHRGSLLTGNLFVSIDFYQQSDEPLAEAALDWGYDVFPTQSVGLEQIERRVVDILNTVDGLPLAALTTEVRDAIAHARSMFDNSSAMIEGLGSLFSSEQTQGLPARFETTLEAVEAAMRGVAPDSPVYEELESSVRKLNAALSDLQRLAQKLERQPNAILFSKPAKADPEPKASK; this is encoded by the coding sequence ATGGATAAGGCTGTAGTTACAAATCAACGACGAATCTCGTCGGTCTGGATCATCCCGGGGCTGGCGCTCTTGCTGGGGGCTTGGATGCTTTTCAATTCCATCGTCAATGCGGATCCCACGGTTACCATCCAGTTTGAAACGGCGGATGGGATCGAGGCGGGAAAGACGAAGATCAGGACGCGAAACATCGAGATCGGGCTTGTGGAGAGCGTGCAGCTCAGCGACGGGTTCGAGTCGGTCACGGTGACGGCTCGCATCAAGCGGAGTTCCGCGGCCTTGCTGACGGATGAAACGCAGTTTTGGGTTGCCCGTCCCCGTATTGGCCTAGGTGGGGTTTCCGGGGTGGGGACTCTGTTGTCGGGAGCGTACATTGTGCTGGAGCCGGGAAAGAGCGGGCGGCGGCGGATCGATTTCGTGGGCTTGGAGGCCCCTCCCATGACGCCACCGACGGCGGAGGGAGTGCGCTTGAGGCTCTACAGCGAGGATTCGGGAGCGATCAACTTGGGGGATCCCATTCTCTACCGCGGACGCAGGGTAGGGCAGGTCGATGCGGCGGAGTTCGAGATTGAGCGCAACCGGTTTCGCTACGACGTGTTTGTTGAGTCACCTTACGATTCTCTGATCACGGAGCCAACCCGCTTTTGGAAGGCGAGCGCGATCGAGATGAAGGCGGATGCCGATGGCTTTTCGATCAACGCAGATTCGCTGGAGTCGATCTTGGCGGGGGGTATCGCCTTTGACCTGCCGTCGGGAGCAGTGCCAGGCAAAAGCGTGGAGGATGGTGCGAGCTTCCTCCTCTACAGCAACCAGGAGGACATCGACCGTTTTCCTTACCATCACTACGCGGAGTACCTGCTTTTCTTCCATGACTCGGTGCGAGGACTGAAAACGGGGGCTCCGGTTGAGTATCGCGGCATTCAGGTAGGGCATGTGGTGGACGTGTCGTTCTCCTACTTTCGCGATCGGGATTTCTTCGGGGTGGACGAGGTTCCGGTGCCCGCCCTGATCCGCATTTATCCGGGGCACTTCCAGTTGGACGACTCGGAGGAAGGTTTGGCTAAGATGAAGGGCTTAGTGGAGCTGCACACGGCTTCTGGCCTGCGAGCTGCGTTGCATCGTGGAAGCCTGCTCACGGGCAACTTGTTTGTCAGCATCGATTTCTACCAGCAAAGCGACGAGCCGCTGGCGGAAGCTGCCCTGGATTGGGGCTATGACGTTTTTCCCACCCAATCTGTCGGATTGGAGCAAATCGAGCGGCGTGTCGTGGACATTTTGAATACAGTGGATGGCTTGCCCTTGGCTGCGTTGACGACGGAGGTGAGGGATGCGATTGCCCATGCCCGCAGCATGTTCGACAACTCCTCTGCCATGATCGAAGGCTTGGGTAGCCTCTTTTCCAGCGAGCAAACGCAGGGCCTTCCGGCTCGTTTCGAGACGACCTTGGAAGCGGTCGAAGCGGCAATGCGCGGAGTGGCTCCCGATTCGCCGGTTTACGAGGAGCTGGAGTCGAGCGTTCGCAAGCTGAACGCGGCGCTCTCGGACTTGCAGCGGCTCGCCCAGAAGTTGGAGCGACAGCCCAACGCGATTCTCTTCTCCAAACCTGCAAAAGCGGATCCAGAACCGAAGGCTAGCAAATGA
- a CDS encoding paraquat-inducible protein A yields the protein MQRTVAWLLTAVVLYVPANTLPIMTTRYLGAPTESTIVGGVIQLWHHESYFPASIIFLASVVVPVAKILSLAWLCWISSFGYRQSREQHSKLYEWTELLGRWSMVDVCVVAVLVSLVQFGSLLRIESGAAGLAFAGVVISTMLAAHAFDPRLIWDAIAKRKCEESRDG from the coding sequence TTGCAGCGCACGGTCGCTTGGTTGCTCACCGCAGTCGTGCTTTACGTGCCGGCCAACACGTTACCGATCATGACCACTCGATATCTGGGAGCTCCTACCGAGAGCACGATTGTCGGCGGCGTAATCCAGCTTTGGCATCACGAGTCGTATTTCCCAGCCAGTATCATCTTCTTGGCAAGCGTGGTGGTCCCGGTGGCAAAGATTCTTTCGCTCGCGTGGCTCTGTTGGATCAGCTCGTTTGGGTATCGTCAGAGCCGAGAGCAACACAGCAAGCTTTACGAATGGACTGAATTGCTCGGGCGTTGGTCGATGGTGGATGTTTGCGTCGTTGCGGTATTGGTTTCTTTGGTACAGTTCGGTTCGCTCTTAAGGATCGAATCGGGTGCAGCGGGGCTTGCGTTCGCGGGGGTGGTCATCAGTACCATGCTTGCGGCTCATGCGTTTGATCCGCGCTTGATTTGGGATGCGATCGCCAAGAGAAAATGCGAGGAGTCTAGAGATGGATAA
- a CDS encoding paraquat-inducible protein A has translation MPDDFPQRLIACSHCDLPMEVPALEQRQAACCPRCGAVVAKRFRGGWRRVAAFATISLVALFIALGFSYLSLSGGAGDSSASVVGVAWAMILERPLLGSLVGLFFVGVPALQCVAIFGLSVAFLRGQPSLRWRHVAALIERLGPWCMADVFLVGTLVSLIKIASLAEVTFGASFWGFVFFVVYLVAAYSSLDTKRVISDLHRNAD, from the coding sequence ATGCCTGACGACTTCCCCCAACGCCTCATTGCTTGCTCGCATTGCGATTTGCCGATGGAGGTTCCAGCCTTAGAGCAAAGGCAGGCTGCTTGCTGCCCTCGCTGCGGAGCCGTGGTTGCCAAGCGCTTCCGTGGCGGATGGCGCCGAGTGGCTGCGTTTGCTACCATTTCCTTGGTGGCCTTGTTTATTGCCCTTGGATTCAGCTACCTGTCCCTAAGCGGTGGGGCTGGGGATTCTTCCGCATCGGTGGTGGGAGTGGCGTGGGCGATGATATTGGAGCGTCCGCTGCTGGGCAGTCTGGTGGGCTTGTTTTTCGTGGGAGTCCCAGCTTTGCAGTGCGTGGCTATCTTCGGACTATCAGTTGCCTTTCTGCGAGGCCAGCCGAGTTTGCGGTGGAGGCACGTGGCGGCTTTGATCGAGCGACTGGGACCTTGGTGCATGGCCGACGTCTTTTTGGTCGGCACTCTGGTCAGCCTGATCAAGATCGCCTCGCTGGCTGAGGTGACCTTTGGCGCCTCGTTCTGGGGATTCGTGTTTTTTGTCGTTTACCTTGTCGCCGCGTATTCGAGTTTGGATACGAAGCGAGTAATCTCTGATCTTCATCGCAATGCCGATTAG
- a CDS encoding archaeosortase/exosortase family protein translates to MDARGALGGSPWLRCIGRFLSWRGRGDVRSFRFLCSLALLVVCWPTVRWYAARMVDGSDEPWGVLALGAAVGFAFLGRRRPVPSCRYVMAAGFLLVPLAAPFLMTPLVYALFVFLAVAALWADSRIWIGHAGLFVLALPLISSLQFYGGFPLRWLIGKMSAAVLSFLGWGVEARGTVMHWRGEMVVIDAPCSGVQMLWGSAFLACVMICIQKPNLRGSVLLLQVASFSAFIGNVLRNVLLFFVESKLWDLPDWGHDGVGMIVFALVLAVIVAAGSQLRAKVASPPRAVDPRRSAVSASCPLFLFLVLALLVVTRPDTVSALPEGRVVRTDIMDTIRSELFEEGWVAFPLDEHSAAYAKGFPGAIELFGKDERRLVVRVIERATRRYHLSADCYRAIGYATEPMPLFREVDGSMWGRVLASRDGEKVEVRERVVSLDGQSWTDPSSWFWSAMLGRSEGPWVGYAESVPVEGSQVF, encoded by the coding sequence GTGGATGCTAGGGGTGCGTTAGGTGGCAGTCCTTGGCTGCGATGTATCGGGAGGTTTCTTTCGTGGCGCGGACGAGGCGATGTTCGTTCCTTCAGGTTTTTGTGCAGCCTTGCCTTGCTTGTGGTTTGTTGGCCGACGGTGCGTTGGTATGCGGCTCGTATGGTGGACGGTTCGGACGAGCCTTGGGGCGTTTTAGCTTTGGGGGCGGCTGTCGGCTTTGCGTTCCTTGGACGTCGTCGCCCGGTGCCTTCGTGTCGATACGTGATGGCGGCTGGGTTCTTGCTCGTGCCGCTCGCGGCTCCGTTTTTAATGACTCCCTTGGTTTATGCTCTTTTTGTGTTCCTGGCAGTGGCGGCGCTTTGGGCGGATTCACGGATCTGGATCGGGCACGCAGGGTTGTTTGTGCTGGCATTGCCCTTGATCTCCTCGCTGCAGTTCTATGGCGGCTTTCCCTTACGTTGGCTAATTGGGAAGATGAGCGCTGCCGTATTGAGCTTTCTCGGTTGGGGAGTGGAGGCGCGAGGAACCGTGATGCATTGGCGCGGCGAGATGGTCGTGATCGATGCACCGTGTAGCGGGGTCCAGATGCTGTGGGGTTCCGCTTTTCTCGCTTGCGTGATGATTTGTATCCAGAAACCGAATCTGCGTGGCTCCGTTCTTTTGCTACAAGTGGCCAGTTTCAGCGCGTTTATCGGAAATGTTTTGAGGAACGTTTTGCTCTTTTTCGTGGAGTCGAAGCTTTGGGACCTTCCCGATTGGGGGCATGATGGGGTGGGGATGATTGTCTTTGCCCTGGTGCTGGCGGTAATTGTGGCTGCGGGAAGCCAGCTTCGGGCGAAAGTAGCATCGCCTCCTCGGGCGGTAGATCCGAGGCGCTCCGCAGTTTCCGCTTCTTGTCCTCTGTTCTTGTTTCTTGTCTTGGCCTTGCTGGTAGTGACCCGGCCGGATACTGTATCTGCTTTGCCGGAAGGTCGGGTTGTGCGCACGGATATTATGGATACGATTCGAAGCGAGTTGTTCGAGGAGGGCTGGGTTGCGTTTCCTCTCGACGAGCACTCCGCGGCGTACGCGAAAGGGTTTCCGGGGGCGATTGAATTGTTTGGCAAGGATGAGCGTCGCTTGGTGGTCAGGGTGATCGAGCGAGCGACGCGGAGGTATCACCTGTCGGCTGACTGTTATCGAGCGATTGGCTATGCGACGGAGCCAATGCCGCTTTTTCGCGAGGTGGATGGATCGATGTGGGGAAGGGTTTTGGCAAGCCGCGACGGAGAAAAAGTGGAGGTCAGGGAGCGAGTCGTCTCCTTGGATGGGCAGAGCTGGACGGATCCGTCCTCCTGGTTCTGGTCCGCGATGCTGGGACGATCGGAGGGGCCTTGGGTAGGGTACGCGGAGTCGGTACCCGTGGAAGGCTCTCAGGTTTTTTAG
- a CDS encoding VIT domain-containing protein, whose product MNCFSTFYLTSRFPVLHGCFVICCLLLSLGRGLSAEETEVPYFLVNGQSASVDQLPLKSVDASIDIVGTIAQVELVQTYANVGSEAIEAVYVFPGSTRSAVHALSMRVGDRVVEAEIQEKAQARRTYEAAKQEGRTTSLLEQQRPNVFKMNLANIFPGDVVEVSLKYTEWVRREKSEYSFELPLVVGPRFEEGDAAEAWVENPHLLDREAEKVSYGVRARILSSVSIEKAFCPSHEVEMSFLDSRTAELRLEGDASTVGNRDLRLQYQVSGDAVKSGVWVSESGGERYFMASLEPPTGVKRERIPREYFFVIDVSGSMHGFPLDTAKKMMEALVARLDDTDRFNVLLFSGESKVYSPTSVPATVENLLDAISFIYETRGSGGTRLLQALNRVYETPRDPAFSRNIVVLTDGYVTVEDRVFDLIRSRLDEANVFACGIGSAPNRFLIEGMAKVGQGMPFFVGEPRESSRVADRFSEYVSEPVLTRLDVVFSDMEVSEVEPLALPDLLAERPVLIFGKYTGHLAGEVVLSGRSGDSEYVAATRLSEAVNLAGSRSLEYVWARERIRRLSDYNGLWPSEDRRTEITRLGLKHSLLTKYTSFVAVDKVVRNVETGGRLQQVKQPIPSPKGMHPTMGGGSVPVTPEPEMWALMGLVLVAITWILIRRGC is encoded by the coding sequence ATGAACTGTTTTTCCACATTCTACCTGACGTCTCGCTTTCCTGTCCTTCATGGCTGTTTTGTAATTTGTTGTTTGCTGCTCTCGCTCGGTCGAGGCTTGAGCGCGGAGGAGACGGAGGTCCCGTACTTCTTGGTGAACGGCCAGTCGGCGTCCGTCGATCAACTGCCGCTCAAAAGCGTGGATGCGAGTATTGATATTGTGGGTACGATTGCTCAAGTCGAGCTGGTGCAGACCTATGCGAATGTAGGGTCTGAGGCAATTGAAGCGGTGTATGTTTTTCCCGGTTCTACCCGTTCGGCGGTTCACGCTCTGAGCATGCGGGTGGGTGACAGAGTGGTGGAGGCGGAAATTCAGGAGAAGGCCCAAGCTCGGAGAACTTACGAGGCCGCTAAGCAGGAGGGCAGGACGACGAGTTTGCTCGAGCAGCAACGTCCGAATGTTTTTAAGATGAATTTGGCCAACATCTTTCCAGGCGACGTGGTGGAGGTGAGCTTGAAGTACACGGAGTGGGTTCGCCGTGAGAAGAGCGAGTATTCGTTTGAGTTACCTCTGGTGGTGGGACCTCGCTTCGAGGAAGGGGACGCGGCGGAAGCGTGGGTTGAGAATCCTCATTTGCTCGATCGGGAAGCGGAGAAAGTGAGTTACGGAGTGCGCGCTCGCATTCTTTCTTCGGTTTCGATTGAAAAGGCGTTCTGCCCGTCCCACGAAGTGGAAATGTCATTTCTCGATTCGCGCACTGCGGAGCTCCGACTCGAGGGCGATGCGAGTACAGTTGGAAATCGAGATCTACGGCTTCAGTATCAAGTATCTGGCGACGCGGTCAAGTCGGGTGTTTGGGTGAGCGAAAGCGGTGGGGAAAGGTACTTCATGGCCAGCCTGGAGCCGCCCACAGGTGTAAAGCGGGAGCGGATTCCTCGGGAATACTTTTTCGTGATCGACGTATCTGGGTCGATGCATGGTTTTCCGCTCGATACTGCCAAGAAAATGATGGAGGCCTTGGTGGCGAGGCTAGATGACACGGATCGTTTCAATGTGCTCTTGTTTTCAGGGGAGTCGAAGGTTTATTCGCCGACTTCCGTTCCGGCAACGGTGGAGAATTTATTGGACGCGATTTCGTTTATCTATGAAACGCGAGGCAGCGGAGGGACGCGTTTGCTGCAAGCTCTGAACCGGGTTTACGAAACGCCGCGAGATCCAGCGTTTAGCCGGAACATAGTCGTATTGACGGATGGATACGTGACCGTCGAGGATCGGGTGTTTGACTTGATCCGATCACGTTTGGACGAGGCCAACGTTTTTGCATGCGGGATCGGTTCGGCTCCTAATCGGTTTCTGATCGAGGGGATGGCGAAGGTTGGACAAGGAATGCCGTTTTTCGTGGGAGAGCCAAGGGAATCGAGTCGGGTAGCGGATCGATTTTCTGAATACGTGAGCGAACCTGTGCTGACGCGCTTGGATGTCGTCTTCAGCGATATGGAAGTTTCTGAGGTCGAGCCGCTGGCCTTGCCGGATTTATTGGCTGAGCGACCGGTGTTGATCTTTGGCAAGTATACGGGTCATCTTGCAGGTGAAGTTGTGCTTTCAGGCCGGTCGGGTGATTCTGAATACGTGGCGGCTACACGTTTGTCCGAGGCGGTGAACCTGGCTGGGTCCCGTTCGCTGGAGTATGTGTGGGCTCGGGAACGCATCCGTCGCCTCTCGGACTACAACGGATTGTGGCCGAGCGAGGACAGGAGGACGGAAATCACTCGGCTGGGCCTGAAGCACTCATTGCTCACCAAGTATACTTCCTTCGTGGCGGTGGACAAGGTGGTGCGAAACGTGGAGACTGGAGGGCGCCTGCAGCAAGTGAAGCAGCCGATTCCAAGCCCGAAGGGGATGCATCCGACCATGGGCGGCGGATCTGTGCCGGTGACTCCAGAGCCTGAGATGTGGGCTTTGATGGGACTCGTTCTTGTCGCGATAACCTGGATACTGATACGTCGTGGATGCTAG
- a CDS encoding AbrB/MazE/SpoVT family DNA-binding domain-containing protein, whose protein sequence is MPIELKIRKIGNSYGVVLPKEALQHLKVEEGQSLYLTEGPEDSYRVVASDPDLAKSMELFKDISRRYRNTLKELAK, encoded by the coding sequence ATGCCTATCGAACTCAAAATCCGCAAGATCGGCAACTCCTACGGCGTTGTCCTACCGAAAGAAGCCCTGCAACACTTGAAGGTAGAGGAAGGCCAGTCGCTATACCTCACCGAGGGACCGGAGGACAGCTACCGCGTGGTTGCCAGCGATCCAGATTTAGCCAAATCGATGGAGCTCTTCAAAGACATCAGTAGGCGTTATCGCAACACCCTCAAAGAGCTAGCCAAGTGA
- a CDS encoding type II toxin-antitoxin system death-on-curing family toxin, with translation MKEPYWFSREEVLALHEMLLADYGGGSGIRDENMLDSALAKPKQLYAYGKPRHQELAATYASGVIKNHPFVDGNKRAGFVLAVAFLERNGIPFRASEAESVIRTLARAAGELDEAGYATWLQENS, from the coding sequence GTGAAGGAACCCTATTGGTTCAGCCGAGAAGAAGTGCTAGCGCTACACGAAATGCTGCTCGCCGATTACGGTGGTGGCTCAGGCATTAGAGACGAAAACATGCTGGATTCGGCCTTGGCAAAACCAAAGCAGTTGTACGCGTACGGAAAGCCTAGGCATCAGGAACTGGCAGCAACTTACGCCTCCGGCGTCATCAAAAACCACCCCTTCGTCGACGGCAACAAACGCGCTGGGTTCGTTCTTGCAGTCGCTTTCCTAGAGCGCAACGGCATTCCTTTCCGCGCCTCCGAAGCCGAGTCCGTCATCCGTACCCTCGCCCGCGCGGCGGGCGAACTGGACGAAGCCGGCTATGCCACTTGGTTGCAGGAAAACTCCTAG